The Sagittula stellata E-37 sequence GCCTGCTGACCGTCCTGACGCTGGGGCTCTACCGGTTCTGGCAGAAGACGCGGGTGCGGCGCTGGTTGTGGTCGGCGGTTCGCCCGGGCGGTTACCCCCTGGAATACGTGGGCGACCCGTATGAGAAACTGCTGGGCTTCCTGATCGCAGTCGTCATCCTCGCCTTCTACATCGGCATCGTGAACCTGCTGCTGATGTTCGCCAGCTACGCAGTGTTCCAGGGCAACTTCGCCGCCTACCTGCTGTCGCTCGTCGGGGTGTTTCCGATCTGGTTCTACGCCCGTTACCGCGCCCGGCGGTACGTTCTGGCCCGCACCCGCTGGCTGGGCCTGCGCTTCGGGCTGGCGCCGGGGGCCTGGGGCTATGCTTTCCGGGCGCTCGGCCATGGTTTCCTGACGCTGATCACGCTGGGCCTCCTGTGGCCGCGCATGACCTTCCATCTGGAGAAATACCGAACCGACCGCACCTTTTTCGGAGAAACGCGGATGGCGCAGGAGGGCCGCTGGACGATGCTGTTCCCTGCGCTGAAATGGCATTTCGCGACGCTGGGACTGGCGATCATCGGCAGCGTCGGGCTCGCCGTCTCGCCGGGGAACGGTTGGATGCTCATGGTCATCGCCGGGATCACCGCAGTCTACTCCACCGTCTATTACCGGGTCGAAACCCTGAAACGTCTGACCGCCACGAAGCGCATCGGCCCGCTGCGACTGACACTCGACGCGAAACCCGGCAAGGTCTTCAGGATCCAGGCGGGGGGCTACACGCTGGCTGCCCTGGCCGCCGCGTTTCCGACCCTGATGCTGCTGGGTCTTTTTCTGGAACTGCAATCTTTGGAGACGCTGGTCGAATTGGGCCTCGAGGACATGCCTCCGCTCTTCGCCGGCCTGAACCGCTGGCTGCTGATCGCCCTTTCGGTAATGTGCTACTTCGCCATTTTCCTGCTGTGGTCGGCTCTGACTGCCGCCTGGGTGAAGTTGCCGCTGATGCGCCACTACGCCACCGGCCTCAGCATCGCGGGCACCGAGCACATGGTCACCTTCCGCCAGAGGCCCAGAGACGAACATATGGAGGCCGAGGGCTTTGCCGACGCACTGGATGTCGGAGCCTCCCTGTGAGCGCGTTCGAGACCTCCTCCATCTATCTCGACGGGGAGACAGGGCAGCCAAAGCGCCTGATCCTGCAGGTCGACGCGGCACGCGGGGCGCTTGTGGGTCCGGGGCTTTTCTGGCCGTTGGACGACGTGCGCGAGGTGCCCGACATCGCGGGCGGCGACTTGGTGGTGCTGACACGGGCCGACAACGCCGTGGAACGTCTTCTGGTCCGCGACACCGGAATCCGCGCGCATCTGCCACGCCGCCGTCGCGCCCGGCCTGTCGCAAACCGAAGGCGTCTGATGGGCTGGGCCGCCGGTGCCGTGACCTCTGTGGCGCTTATCCTTTTCGTGCTGGTCCCGGTGATGGCCAACCAGCTTGCCAACTTCATCCCGCCCGAAGGCGAACGTGCGCTCGGAGAGGTCACGCTCGCCCAGATACGCGAGGCGATGGACGAGACCGGCATCGCGCCGATCCGGATATGCTCTGCCCCTGAGGGCATGGACGCCCTGCGCCAGATCCAGACCCGGCTGGAGATGGAAGCCGACCTGCCCGTCCAAGTCACCGTACACGTGCTGGACCACGACATGGTCAACGCCTTTGCGCTGCCGGGCGGGCACATCGTCTTTTTCCGCGGCCTGATCGATGCGGCTGAACGCCCGGAGGAAATCGCCGCTGTCTTCGCGCACGAGATGGGCCATGTGGCCAGCCGCGATCCGACGCGCCACGCGCTGCGCTCTGCCGGGTCGATCGGGGTCCTTGGACTGCTGCTGGGCGATTTCGCGGGCGGCGCGGTGGTGCTGTTTCTCGCCGAAAGGCTGATCGACGCGCAGTACAGCCAGGGTGCCGAGGCAGAGGCAGACGTTTTCGCGCACCGTGTCATGGCGCGCTCCGGACTGTCGCCCGCCGCCCTTGCCACGATGTTCGAACGCTTCCGGGCGCTGGGGGGCGAGGCAGAAGGCATCGTCGCGCATTTCCAGAGCCATCCGGCCCTCGGCAACCGGATCGCACAGGCCCGCGCGGCTGTTCCGGCGGGCTTTGCCCCGAT is a genomic window containing:
- a CDS encoding DUF898 family protein, yielding MFRLVFGTGLLTVLTLGLYRFWQKTRVRRWLWSAVRPGGYPLEYVGDPYEKLLGFLIAVVILAFYIGIVNLLLMFASYAVFQGNFAAYLLSLVGVFPIWFYARYRARRYVLARTRWLGLRFGLAPGAWGYAFRALGHGFLTLITLGLLWPRMTFHLEKYRTDRTFFGETRMAQEGRWTMLFPALKWHFATLGLAIIGSVGLAVSPGNGWMLMVIAGITAVYSTVYYRVETLKRLTATKRIGPLRLTLDAKPGKVFRIQAGGYTLAALAAAFPTLMLLGLFLELQSLETLVELGLEDMPPLFAGLNRWLLIALSVMCYFAIFLLWSALTAAWVKLPLMRHYATGLSIAGTEHMVTFRQRPRDEHMEAEGFADALDVGASL
- a CDS encoding M48 family metallopeptidase, whose translation is MSAFETSSIYLDGETGQPKRLILQVDAARGALVGPGLFWPLDDVREVPDIAGGDLVVLTRADNAVERLLVRDTGIRAHLPRRRRARPVANRRRLMGWAAGAVTSVALILFVLVPVMANQLANFIPPEGERALGEVTLAQIREAMDETGIAPIRICSAPEGMDALRQIQTRLEMEADLPVQVTVHVLDHDMVNAFALPGGHIVFFRGLIDAAERPEEIAAVFAHEMGHVASRDPTRHALRSAGSIGVLGLLLGDFAGGAVVLFLAERLIDAQYSQGAEAEADVFAHRVMARSGLSPAALATMFERFRALGGEAEGIVAHFQSHPALGNRIAQARAAVPAGFAPMPVLAPREWDALKYVCETTDG